From a single Nothobranchius furzeri strain GRZ-AD chromosome 7, NfurGRZ-RIMD1, whole genome shotgun sequence genomic region:
- the f3a gene encoding coagulation factor IIIa: MTRSARVLPVLLLSQAVSAMFPRAQNISWKSTNFKTVLTWEPKPSADYSYTVEFSVVGGDKERNHHCVRSSSTTCDLSMSLTNLDVCYTADILSEPPLGVTSDLTEFPHSSAPRFCPTTDTDIGRPEFQIKEHEDKKSVTLYVSDPLTALFKDGRQQNIRDILSDKLYYKVTYRKNKSSGKKELESKSSNIEVTGLDPEDGYCFSVQASIPSRTAKQLGEMSQTVCSNNTNQSIIKDYSPGVIAGSILFVVVAISIIIAVTVTCCRRKRKGPKNRRVRT, encoded by the exons ATGACCCGGTCAGCGCGTGTCCTCCCGGTCCTGCTGCTCTCCCAGGCTGTCTCCG CCATGTTTCCTCGAGCCCAGAACATCTCGTGGAAGTCCACCAACTTCAAGACGGTTCTGACCTGGGAACCCAAACCGTCAGCTGATTACTCGTACACAGTGGAGTTCTCAGT GGTTGGAGGGGACAAAGAGCGAAACCATCACTGTGTCAGATCCAGCTCTACGACCTGTGACCTGTCTATGTCTCTGACTAACCTGGATGTCTGCTACACAGCTGACATCTTGTCAGAACCCCCGCttggtgtgacctctgacctcacagAGTTCCCACACAGCAGCGCACCTCGTTTCTGCCCGACCACAGACA CCGACATTGGCCGACCAGAATTCCAGATAAAGGAGCACGAAGACAAAAAGTCTGTCACGCTGTACGTGTCAGACCCGCTCACCGCTCTCTTTAAAGATGGCCGCCAGCAGAACATCAGAGACATCCTTTCTGACAAGCTCTATTACAAAGTGACATATCGGAAAAATAAGAGCTCCGGGAAA AAAGAGTTGGAGTCCAAGTCCAGTAATATAGAAGTGACTGGTCTGGACCCAGAGGACGGCTACTGCTTCAGCGTCCAGGCCTCCATACCCAGCAGGACAGCCAAGCAGCTAGGGGAGATGAGTCAGACGGTGTGCTCCAACAACACCAACCAGTCCATCATCAAAG ATTATTCTCCAGGAGTTATAGCTGGTTCCATCCTCTTCGTCGTCGTAGCGATCAGCATCATCAtcgctgtcactgtgacctgctgCAGACGCAAGAGGAAGGGCCCCAAGAACCGGAGAGTGAGAACGTAA